The nucleotide window TAGTTGTTATGATGGTTTGAAATTGATAGTACAATGAAGCTATTAAACCAAATACTAGAGCAAACTTAACATGAAATTGATGGTACAATGAGTCATTGTCATTAGATAAGGGAGTTtaaaaccggttaaccgaactagtttgataatttttcaaaccaaaccaattgTTGGTTTGGAGAAAATCATAAActgaaatcaaaccaaaaatatcaattaaccaaactgaattttcaattaatcagttttgaatcttatttttattattttttccaagtttttttaaataggttcaatattttacaatttttaattcaattttttaaaaccagtTTCATTCAATTAAccttttgtaaaaaattgataaaccagattttctatattttttaatcggTATCTAaactagtttttcaaataacctattttttggatcaatttttattcaaaaatcaatttgatttagttacTGGATATTTTTAAACACTCTTACCATTAGACGCCTAACTCTGCCAAAATTGATATGATTGGCTAATGTTACTATAGtccattaaattattaatcaatagtATATTTAACCTtccaatatcttaaaatataataccCAAAATCTATTTAATCAATTGACTTCCTATGAATTATGTTTGAAAGGCAATGTAAACCCCACCTAATGCCACACACTTACCACGTGACTTTGCAGCTTGCTACCATGGGAATCTTTCCCATAACTTTGCACAATCTATAATCATAGAGAACAATGCATtaatgtaaaaaacaaaaattgtggaaaattatattagaagatgaagaatttcatcaataaacacCTCACAACTACTTGAAATCACTTGAAATTACTGTAGCTTCTCacttaggattttaatttaatactaAAAAGACCATACATGATTGATCAGTGTTAATTCAATTAAGAAGAATGGagaactctaataaaaaatatattgttaaataaacGAATACGtaccattttgtaattgttgtatgATTGAATTTAAGTCACTTGAACAACTTTTCCAATTCACTTCTGATAATCTTGGCATGCTTAAGCCTCCACTAGAGAAGGTCTTCATCTTGGAGCATCTACTCACATATAATCCTTCCAAGAATGGGAATTTTAAGGTGTAATTCCCATGGTAGAAGTGTGTGAGACTTTCTAAACCAAGCAAATACAATTCCTTCAATTTCCTAAAAACAACTTCACCGTTTGATATATCTCCCCATTTGCTAATACTTCTACCATCATTTCACATTTTTCTATTGACAAGCTTTCAAGACACATTAGACTTCTGGTTGTTGAGGATGTCATTAAGTTTTGCATTCCATTACAATGACTTACACTCAAAGTccttagattttcaaatgactGTGAAGGCAGCAGCAAAGTAGTCAAATTGTGACAATagtttacatataaaaaacgaagattttgaagaattgagtTCAATCGGGAGTCTTGCTTTGAAatgcattttaaattaaaaagcccCGACAATTctaatgtttcaaagtttgtgAATACTCTAATGTCCTCTTCACCTTCTTTAAACGAGAACAGTTCTTCGTATGAACTCACTTTCAATATGAGGTTTTCAAgattgacaaatttttgaaggatttgaatcggaatatatgtatattcatcCTTAATTAATTCAAGAGTTTCTACTATGCAAAAGTTCTCTTGAAACTCTCCTTGCCAAATCGCCATAACATCCCTTCCATTTAATTTCAATGTCTTTATATTGGAGTCAACCTAAAGAAAAATCATGTgtcaatcaattcaaaattaattttatcttaaaaacatataaaaaatttaaatatgttcaACAAAAAccaaggataaaaaaaaaatataatgaattgatagccAATTGTATCCTAGTAAAGGGGTGAAAAAATATGTGATGACTTCTAGTTAAATAATAACGCTTAGTATATGcacaaactaatatttttttttatgtggaaTCATGgtcaaacattttaaaaacaaatttattaaaattaacacccaaaatatgttattattaaaaaattgcagaAATCTATTTAAGCTAATTAATTGAATGCATACCTTTTCTTTGTATAATTGTTGTATAGTTGAATTCAAGTCATTCCCTTCATTTTCTACCTCCTTTCCCccataattgattttgtgtaacatTGGTGTGCTTAACATTCCTTGACAAAAATACTTCATATTGAAGCATCCTTCTATAATTAACTCTTCCAAAGATGAGAAATTGAAAGAGTAATTCCCAGAGCAAAAATATGAGAgactatttaaatatttaagtgacaacttattcaaattgttaaaaacaacTTGTTCACCACTCGATGTTGCATCTCCCTCgttttctataatttcaattagCATGTGACACtcaaatattttcaattctCTCAATTGTATCAAACTTCCAGCTGTTGAAGGTGTTATTAAGTTAACCAACCCCCTGCAAAATTGTACTTTAAGAACTTTAAGATTCTGGAAAGGTGTAGACAGCAGTGGACTCAACAACATTTTACAACCCCATAAATCTAGAACTTCAAGACTTTGAAGATCCCATAGCCTCTTAATTTCTTTGCAATTACAACAATGTAGTTGAAGCTCTTTCATATTGTGAAATCTCTGAAGGGATTCAAGTGGAATATATGCTAACTCATCCAAAGAGATTTGAAGAGTTTTAGATTGATTTTGCCAAGTGATTTTTACAAAACCACTCCATAATTCAAATACCTCCAAATGGGAGTTAATctacaaattcatcaaaacaaaattcagttAGTATTTGatattcttaaaacaaaactttaatccAGTTAcactaattttgaatttatcatcCTTTTTAGTATGCATGCAAGTTGCACATTTTTctcaaagtaaaaataaaaatttattgttgatttctaaaatcataattgataatctattaaaaaaataggaaTTAAATGACTTTAATTGATATAATCCTAAAGAGAAAtcgatcaaatcaaatatatatatttgagttaaattttctaaatttagttACAAGGAAAATTAGAGAAGATAACAAATTCCATATTTAATCTtttgaataaaatgttaaaatatatatagatagtgttattatttttttcaagaaacAATGAAATAAGAGATTCATACCTTATCTTCCAAGAAGATAGATTTTggatctaaaattttaaattcaatctcCTCATTGTGTTTTTTGAAGCTCAGATACTTGGCACAATTTCTCACCACCAACTCTTTCAACTTTGGCCATTCTGAAGTATGCATTTCATGGTAGAAAACAGTAAGATTTGGTAGATTTTCAAGCTTCAATAAGGTTAAATTTGGAAAGACAAAATTGACCATAACATTTACTCCTTCTTCTTTTGCAACAATCTCTTCTAAAACCTTGCAATCCCCTATCATTAGTTGTTGAAGTTGGTGGAGAGTTTTAACAATGGAAGGTGgaaatgcatattttatatttccacAATTCCAAAGGATCAactgtgtcaaattttgatagaaggAAGTTGGATGCTGGTTGTAACAAATTTCTATAGAATTATCACTTTGGAATGCCTTGTACTTGAAATCAAGGGAGATTTCCTGCATTTAAAGTTGATAATTGTTTcaatataaagtaattaaaaattgcattaattctttgtttccttttttaaaCTAACTAAacttacataaataaataattacagaAAACGAATTAATTGATTGCATATATACCTCGTCTTTCTTTTTGCACAATCCATTTATGATTTTATCAAGATCATTCCCCTCATTCTCTATTTCCTTGTAATTGACCTTGTGCAGCTTTGGAGTGTTTAACATTCCTTGAGAGAAAGTCTTCAAGTTAGGACAATTTTCTATAACTAATTCTTCTAGTGATGGGAAATTGAAAGAGTAATTCCCAGAGCAAAAGCATGTGAAACTTTCTAACCATTGAAGTGACACCAACTTCAAATTGTCAAAAACAATTTCGGTACTACTTGTTGCATCTCCCTCATTCTCTACTATTTCAACAAGTATTTTacaatttgatattttcaattcTCTCAACTGCATCAAGCTTCTAGCCATTGAAGGTGTTGTTAAGACAACCAACCCAGTTACATCCCAGACTATGAGAGCTTTAAGATTCTGGAAGGAAGCTGAAAATGGCACTAGACTCCTCAAGTTGCAACAGAATTTTACTGCTAGATATTCAAGATTTGGAAGATTTGATACACTCttaatttctttgaattcaGAGGAACGTAGTTGGAGCTTTTTCAGACTTTGAAATCTTTGAAGGAGTCCAAATGGAATATTTGCTGATTTGTAGATCATAAGATCTTTATATTGACTCTTCCATGTAATGTCTGTCACACTATCCCTTAACATAAAATTCTCCAAATTGTGGTTGATCtacatattcattaaaaaaaagtttaattaaagaattattCGTTATtacatactttttattttttggaaaaacttaattttttcctgTTTCCTTTGAAATCAGTCAACTCATTAAACCATGCAgctattaaatatatttctaataaaaatcaaattatatttttcgaTTTCACAACTTAGTATTACttcaacagaaaataaaaataaaagagatgcTATGAATCACATAATGCAATTAAAATGTGTGACTCATATTAGATAGAGTCTATAgataatttgtttcaaaattacaCTGATTTTTTGCTCGTTTATTCCCGTAACAGAATTGtccaaattcaattgatcatttatttttttttttagatttttgttcaaGCAAAAATAGACATTAAGAATCACATAGTTAAAACAAGAGATTTGTACCTTATGTTCCAAGCGAATGAATTTTGACTCTGAAATTTGAAGTTCACCCTTCGTATTATCATTTTGCAAGCCCAAATATCTTGGAGTGAATTTTTGACAGTTCTCTATCTCCAACCATTTTAACATCGGCAACTCTGAAACTTGTATTCCTAgataaaaaattgtaagttaaaaaattgtaagttttggtaattttttgaGCACCAATTTGGTTACCTGTGGAAAGATAGAATTAACCACAAGTTTTgctccttcttcttcaacaatcttCTCTAAAACCTCACAATTTATTATCTCTAAGCATTGAAGTTGTCTGAGGCTTTTGGCTATGGAAAATGGAAACACATATGTCATCTTTCCACATCTCTCCAATGTCAGtcgtttcaaattttgagaggGAGGGGTTGAAATTCGACTATCCCAAATCTTTTCCAAACTAATCTTGTACAATACCAATGtcttaaaattggtaaaaataaCCTACAACCAAagttaattgttgttttaatatatatgaacatatacaagaagaaaataaaaaagaaataatttaataaaatcaatttgacaGAAATTGCATTGTATGGAGGATCAAGAGAACAATTTGTTAGTGaaatagaattgaaaatttaaatcactaGGAAGAAGTtgcaaaaagagaaggaaaaataatacaatatcacAACTATACATGAATAAATGTAAATaagcataaaagaaaacaagaatatataatggagaaataaaagaaattcaagTCAATCAAACCTTTTCATTAAACAGGGGCATGATTTCATTGGACtgcaaatcaaaatttgaatgatCAACATAGTTCTGATCTTCTGAAGATTCAGCTAAGCATAAGAGTTCAATATCCTTAAATCCATATAATTCTTCTAGTGACCtgatagaattaaatttaaatttcaacatCCTCAAAAGCTCATGTTCCCCATAATGCTCAAGTTAGCCATATTCTTGATATGGGACCGAAAAATCTCCTACTGATATTTTGTACCTTTTAGGCTCTTTGGCAAATAAGTTTTTAGGTAGCACATTGTTATCTCTAACATCCAATTCTACACTCGTGAGATTAGACAAGAGCTTTAATTCCTTGAGTACTTCAACCTTCCACTGAATAGGGCAGCCCTTTATATGAAATTCCTCTAATTGCAATAGTTTTGATATGACATTTGGCACAATAACGTGCAATCGTTTACAATTGCTTAAATCTAATAACTTGAGTTCAGTCAATTGACCTATTTCTTCAGACAACTCCATAATACATTAATGTTTCAAGCTAAggacttttagtttttttagctTTCCAATAACAGCAACATCGTTAATTGTGCTATTATCTAAACATAATGTTTGAAGGTTTTTCAAAAGATGAAGGGATGATGGCAATGACAATCTGTGTagcctaaataaatttaaaactttgagcTTCGGCATCACTATGAAGAAGTCCTCCGGCATTCTGAAGTAAGAGTTGGGCATATAGAAATATTCAAGAGCTGGACAATCCAAATCATTATGCCAAATTTGACTAACAATAGTACTGCTACCATGTAGGGAGATTTTTGTGCATTTCTTGAGTTTAACACTATCCGTCCATTCCTGTTCAATGTCATTTTTTGCTGTAAATACATGATGATCAACGTATGCTATTGTTATAGCAACAACACGAACTGCATCATGCATAGAAAATTGTTCGCTTCTAACCCCGTCTAGTAACAAACTAGCATCTTTGAGGTCACGAACCAATTTATCCAATCGATCTCGTGCATCTTGCATTGTCAAATTAGCTCCTTCAAGTATATCCAAACACACAACATGTTTAAATAAGTCTGAAATGGAAGTATTATTTTCCATTAGACtggaaattaaaaacattttcttaaGTTCTTCATCCCTTAAATAATTGTAACTTAAGGCCATCTTCATGTATTCCTTTTCTAGGAGTCCTATGAACTTTTTTGGTGATGGTGCTCTTAATTCTCGCAATGCTACTTTCCAATTAGTTGGATGACTCTTGTTTCTTAATGCTTTTGCTATAGTGCAAATGACGATGGGCAATCCTCCGCATTCCTTGCATACATCCTTCGGTAGAGAATTCAATTCACATGTTTGTATAACATCACCTGCAAAAAGAGAGAGGATAATACTAACAGCAATTTCTATTTGCATGTATTCTTTGGATAAGCAAAAGTAagaaaagttgaaaatattgaatttcacccttttcttaaaaaatccataaaattttttatctaaatgaaTACCACTTTATAATGTCAAATGACAAACAAAAAACACATTACtacattaaacttaaaatttatatgttaaaccaattaaaattgtgaaaattttataaggACTAGAACTACATTAATATATCCCGACATTATAAAAGTGAACAAACTAGAAAAACCTACAAGTGAAAATTCTACAACAAGATTACCTGCCATCTTCCTGAATAGGTTCCAagcttcattttcttctaaaatgCCCATCTTGAAATTATTTGTGGAACCCATCTTCTGCAATGCATCTAAGGTTCTTGTCGTGAACATTAGTTTACATCCCCCATGATCCATTTCAGAAGGAATACCGATAGTCTTGAGATCAACATCTTCCCAAATATTGTCTAAAATTAAAAGGATCTTCTTACCTCTCTTCAATCTCTCATATAACTTATTTGCTCTTGCACTGTCGTGACTGAAATTTACGCCTAACTTCTCTGCAATTTCTGTTTGAACCTTTTTTATATCCAAAGTTTGTGTTACCtataagacaaaataatatgGCCAGTTAAGAACAACAAACAGAGCGAAATAATTGTAAACTAGTTTGACTATGATTAATTTGACTCAAGTAATAGCAGtcataataattattactcaaaataagcataagaaagtgaaaaaaattacctCAACAAAAGCAATGTCCTCAAATAGATTATCCTGCTCCGCTTTCCTTCCAACTTCTTGCACAAGAGTGGTCTTCCCAGTACCACCCATCCCATAAACACCAATCATGTAcacattctcatcatttaaaGCATCCCATACATTCTTCATAATGGAGTTTCTTGATTCGAACGTCAAATAATCTTCGCTAGATCTAAGCCAGATATCTTGTTGAATAGTAGGAAAGGAAACTTGATCGAATTCCTTTTCCTGCTGGAGGAGGGGATCAATATCATCCCACTTTAATTTGAAAGCTTTCTTGCTTTGCTTGTAGTTGGAGCACAATCCTTTAAAACATGGAGGGTTGTTTGTCTTCACTTGAATCAACTGCTCTGCTTCTGTAATTGTCTTCTCCACATCCTTCAGCCAGTCTTTAACATTCTGTTTGATCTCTTCCACATTTCTTTCAGCAACAGTAACCTTATGCTGAACTTCGTCTCTTGTATTCTTCAGCTTTTTAACTTCCTTTTCCAGCTTTTTGAAATTGGTACTATACTTATACAAGTACTTAAATTGACGCCAAATTGGAGCAGCCAACCATTTGCCAACTTCAAGGACAGGACTCAACACTCCCCCAATACTCCCGGcaacatcaaccatttttttttttcaattttttttttttttttgaaaaacagaagagaaGTAAAGCAGATGAATATAATCAAAAGACAAGTATTAGACAGAACACGATAAAACAcaagtttcaaaattaacaataaataagagaaatgaaaaaacaaatctatATAGTAAACGAGAAATAACCAAAtgcaaaaactttattttttaaagaaattagaTAATACCGAAAcggaattttttttcaaaccggaaatagggaagaaaaaatttgaaataaagaaaataaaagagagacCTAAGGTGCGAACTGGAGAAATCGAAGGATATGGGCTCAGGGAGGTTTGTGAGTGAAGGAATTTTTGAGTGGTTTTGAATGACTCAGAGAGATTTCAGTGGAGAAGAATCAGTTGGTCATGATTCATTATCAACTCAAAGTTCTACGAAATTCTACTGATTTGACAATGGAAACTCACCGCCGTGTGAAcactatttattaaaattgactTATTGACCACTGACCACACATCTTTCACCACGTCTAAGGAGTTGTCACACATTCATCATCCTCTCATTCATATTGGcccatatttaatattattttaggccaaatcacaattcccacccaagatttgatacAAACCACTTTCACTtactaattatcaaaaatctaaatacttatccatatattaaattttattattattataaagaataaaatcatcatttaaaaattttatttaattaattatcatttaaaaattttatttaaacttatattttagattatcctttaaattaaaaaatagcttttttttccatattacttttttctttaggtatcAAAACTTGCTATTCCCCTAAGGTCTTAGGGGTTCCTTGGTAAATCTTCAAAATCTCtcacatatttttctctttacgGTCACCACCCCAAGATTTTGAAATAGTACTGACACACACCTGATCTCTTATTTCAGTTTTCGACGTCACGTCTAGTATCAGTCTCTGGTGAGTTCGCTCTTTCTCAGTGACCTCTAGAcgtgatttttcttttctttttcattgtcATCAAGCGCCTCCTTCTCGATTTCCTGTCACCATAGTCCACTGAGATCGAGTAGGTCCAATGTACTCCACTTCGCTAATGCCAACCTTCCTCCTTGATGACTCCCATCAACCGAATGAGGGTCGAAATCAAGTGAAATCTCAAAGGAGAAGCAACTCGACGACAAAGGAGAAAGACGTccataatgataaaaaattgaaactgaaattgaagaggggtgaaactgtgatttttcaaaaaatagagGGTAGCGTGTGTGGAGAAAATATGAGAGTGGAAACCCTagatggggggggggggggggggcgagGGGGGAGagagtcattttttaaacttgaaaaatttgaggttgggggaaaaataaaaatttaaaacttaaggataataataaaaatataagtttaaataaaatttgtaaatgataattttatttttgataataataataaattttaatagataaataaatatttaaatttttaatagttaatggaTAGAAAGTGTTTTTataccaaactttgggtgggacatagtcatttgcccattattttatcttaactCGTTTTATTTATCTgctaaatattttgtaataacaaAGCTTATCTACTCCTAGGGGCGGCACCTCATTCAATAATGTTGAAGGAATTCAGCCGACTCTTTTATTTACCGACAAAACTCACGTTTGGCTCTATCTGGATTCATGAAACAGTATTATTAGCCAAGCTAATAATTGCTAGCACCAGCTACCTGCTCTTGTCACCCTGGTGAAAGTCATTAATGTCATATTTATTTCTCACAGTCCCCATTAGAGCTATGTAACCGAGCTACATGTTTTCTTCTTCCATTCGTTTGAGTAATCATCATCATACAGAACC belongs to Mangifera indica cultivar Alphonso chromosome 2, CATAS_Mindica_2.1, whole genome shotgun sequence and includes:
- the LOC123208846 gene encoding putative disease resistance protein At3g15700, with product MVDVAGSIGGVLSPVLEVGKWLAAPIWRQFKYLYKYSTNFKKLEKEVKKLKNTRDEVQHKVTVAERNVEEIKQNVKDWLKDVEKTITEAEQLIQVKTNNPPCFKGLCSNYKQSKKAFKLKWDDIDPLLQQEKEFDQVSFPTIQQDIWLRSSEDYLTFESRNSIMKNVWDALNDENVYMIGVYGMGGTGKTTLVQEVGRKAEQDNLFEDIAFVEVTQTLDIKKVQTEIAEKLGVNFSHDSARANKLYERLKRGKKILLILDNIWEDVDLKTIGIPSEMDHGGCKLMFTTRTLDALQKMGSTNNFKMGILEENEAWNLFRKMAGDVIQTCELNSLPKDVCKECGGLPIVICTIAKALRNKSHPTNWKVALRELRAPSPKKFIGLLEKEYMKMALSYNYLRDEELKKMFLISSLMENNTSISDLFKHVVCLDILEGANLTMQDARDRLDKLVRDLKDASLLLDGVRSEQFSMHDAVRVVAITIAYVDHHVFTAKNDIEQEWTDSVKLKKCTKISLHGSSTIVSQIWHNDLDCPALEYFYMPNSYFRMPEDFFIVMPKLKVLNLFRLHRLSLPSSLHLLKNLQTLCLDNSTINDVAVIGKLKKLKVLSLKH